A genome region from Natranaeroarchaeum sulfidigenes includes the following:
- a CDS encoding NAD-dependent epimerase/dehydratase family protein, producing the protein MDGSHDTSSRASPSTEGTPPSVIDDRTVLVTGGAGFIGGHIAARLAAENDVRVLDNLSTGSTDHLPAEVEFVQGDLRDSSALDWATDGVDVIFHQAGLVSVDESIEEPVRSHRTNATATVELLERARQEDARIVVASSCAIYGDPEQTPIAEDAPKRPKSPYAVDKLAIDQYTRTFAELYDIDAIPLRYFNVYGPGQTGGEYSGVITAFLEQARSGEPITVHGDGEQTRDFVHVSDVVDANLAAATTDHTGRAYNVGTGTSTSIRKLAELVRDVVGSRSEIVHRDARQGDVRHSEADLSRARELLKYEPTISLENGLAELVTGSR; encoded by the coding sequence ATGGACGGATCTCACGACACTTCGAGCCGGGCGTCCCCATCGACAGAGGGCACCCCACCGTCGGTGATCGACGACCGGACCGTGCTCGTCACCGGCGGTGCGGGATTCATCGGTGGCCATATCGCGGCGAGACTGGCCGCGGAAAACGATGTTCGTGTTCTCGATAACCTCTCGACCGGCAGTACCGACCACCTCCCGGCCGAGGTCGAGTTCGTTCAGGGGGACCTCCGGGACAGTTCGGCGCTCGACTGGGCGACCGACGGCGTCGACGTGATCTTCCATCAGGCGGGACTGGTGAGCGTCGACGAGTCGATCGAGGAGCCGGTGCGCAGCCACCGTACGAACGCGACCGCGACCGTCGAACTGCTCGAACGTGCGCGTCAGGAGGACGCACGGATCGTCGTCGCCTCTAGCTGTGCTATCTACGGCGACCCCGAGCAGACGCCGATTGCGGAGGACGCCCCGAAACGTCCGAAGTCGCCGTACGCCGTCGACAAGCTCGCGATCGATCAATATACCAGAACGTTCGCTGAGCTATACGATATCGACGCCATACCGTTGCGGTATTTCAACGTCTACGGTCCGGGACAGACCGGCGGCGAGTACAGCGGCGTGATCACCGCATTTCTTGAACAGGCCCGATCCGGAGAGCCGATCACCGTCCACGGTGACGGTGAGCAGACCCGTGACTTCGTCCACGTCTCGGACGTCGTCGATGCTAACCTGGCTGCTGCAACGACCGACCACACCGGGCGGGCGTACAACGTCGGGACGGGAACGAGTACGTCTATCCGCAAACTGGCTGAACTCGTCCGTGACGTGGTCGGATCCCGCTCCGAAATCGTCCACCGCGACGCCAGACAGGGCGACGTCCGGCATAGTGAGGCGGATCTCTCGCGCGCTCGTGAACTCCTCAAGTACGAACCCACGATCTCGCTCGAAAACGGGCTCGCCGAGCTCGTCACAGGTAGTCGATAA
- a CDS encoding glycosyltransferase family 2 protein, producing MYREHSIGVVVPAYNEEGFVGDVIDTLPEYVDRVYAVDDCSTDGTWAEIQAHADRRNANTEQALADGGVQFDRHVVPIQHEENQGVGGAIKTGYQHARADEVDITTVVGGDGQMDPDMLDRLLDPIVEERAEYVKGNRLIHPEHREEMPTFRLVGNAILSFLTKIASGYWTIGDPQNGYTAISLHALETVEIDEMYEYYGYCNDLLVNLNAAELRVADVPVPSRYADEESHISYLEYIPRVSLMLLSNFLWRLRVKYLTRNFHPLVLLYGIGAAASFVGIFRGLRNVVGVVRRRKHDRESSLPVVLLGTLMLVLAMIFDMVENEELEEREIG from the coding sequence ATGTACCGAGAGCATAGTATCGGCGTCGTCGTCCCGGCGTACAACGAGGAAGGCTTCGTCGGCGATGTCATCGATACGCTCCCCGAGTACGTCGATCGGGTGTACGCGGTCGACGACTGCTCAACGGACGGGACGTGGGCAGAGATACAGGCACACGCGGACCGACGCAACGCAAACACGGAGCAGGCGCTCGCGGACGGCGGTGTCCAGTTCGACCGACACGTCGTTCCGATCCAGCACGAGGAGAATCAGGGAGTCGGCGGCGCGATCAAAACCGGCTACCAGCACGCGAGAGCTGACGAGGTCGACATCACGACGGTCGTCGGCGGCGACGGACAGATGGATCCCGACATGCTGGATCGCTTGCTCGATCCGATCGTCGAGGAGCGTGCCGAGTACGTCAAGGGTAACCGATTGATACATCCCGAACACCGCGAAGAAATGCCGACGTTCCGACTCGTCGGGAACGCTATCCTCTCATTCCTCACCAAAATCGCCAGCGGCTACTGGACCATTGGCGATCCACAGAACGGCTACACCGCGATCTCGCTCCACGCGCTGGAGACCGTCGAAATCGACGAGATGTACGAGTACTACGGGTACTGCAACGACCTGCTCGTCAACCTAAACGCCGCGGAGCTCAGGGTCGCGGACGTCCCGGTACCAAGCCGGTACGCTGACGAGGAGAGCCACATCTCGTACCTGGAGTATATTCCGAGAGTCTCGCTCATGTTGCTCTCGAATTTCCTGTGGCGCTTGCGCGTCAAGTACCTAACACGGAACTTCCACCCGCTTGTCCTGCTCTACGGGATCGGTGCGGCGGCGAGCTTCGTGGGGATTTTCAGGGGGCTTCGGAACGTGGTCGGGGTGGTTCGTCGTCGCAAGCACGACCGCGAGAGTTCGCTCCCAGTCGTGTTGCTTGGTACGCTGATGCTCGTCCTCGCAATGATCTTCGATATGGTGGAAAACGAGGAGTTAGAAGAGCGAGAGATCGGCTGA